Below is a genomic region from Magnetococcales bacterium.
ATTTCCGCCAGGGCCGCCGTGCCCGGCGAAAAGGGCAGCTCACGGGCGCGGATCAGGATACCAAAATCCCTGCCGGTCGTCATTTCATTCAGGACGGTTGCCAATCCGCCCCGGGTCGGATCGCGCATGAAGCGGATTCCCGCAGCCAGGGAGCTTACCCCTTCCACCAGTCGATGCACCGGACGGGAATCACTGACGGGCGCATGGAAACCCTGAATGCCTTCCCGCGCGGCCAGGATCGCCGCACCATGATCCCCGAGTGGACCGCTCACCAGAACGCGATCCCCTGGCCGGATCCGATCCAGTCCCAGATCGAAGCCGGGCAAAGCCTCGCCAATGCCGGAGCTGGTGATATAAAGTCCGTCGCATTGGCCGCGTCGCACCACCTTGGTATCCCCCGTGGCCACGATCACGCCGCAATCGTGTGCCGCCCGTTGAATCGAATCCAACACCCGGCGCAACAGGGATAACGACAAGCCTTCTTCCAGAATCAACCCCAGGGAGAGCCAGCGTGGACGGGCACCGCTCACCGCCAGGTCATTGACCGTACCATGCACAGCCAGATCCCCGATGTTGCCACCCGGGAATTCCAGCGGCTGGACCACGAATCCATCGGTGGTGAAACGGATCCGGGTGGAGTCCAGTTCCAGTGCGGCGGCGTCGGGCAGCGAAGCCAGTGGGCCGGAACCGAAACGGGGGAGTATTTCATCGGTGATCAACGCGTGAGAAAGTCGCCCTCCGCCCCCATGGGCGAGCAGGATCTGATCGTGGTTCATCGTGTGACTCCGCCGGAAGCAAAACGATATTCCGCCCCACAGCTCCCCTCGGAGCTGACCATGCAGGGACCGAGGGGGTGTTCCGGATGGCAGGCCACTCCGAACAGGGAACAGTGAACGGGACGGATTTTGCCCTTCAGAACCTCGCCGCACAGGCAATGGGGATTGAGGCGACCGGGTTGCACGGTGAGTCCATGGCGCGACTCCGCATCGAATCGGGCGAACTCCGGGCGCAACACCAATCCGCTGGCCGGGATCACGCCGAGCCCCCGCCAGGAGACATCGGCGGGCATCAGATAGTGATCCACGAGCCGTTGCGCGATGCGATTGCCCTCCGGACGGACCACCCGGCTGTATTGATTGTCCACCGTGGCGTGTCCGGCGATCTTCTGACGCAGCAATCCCTCCACCCCATGGAGGATATCCAGTGGCTCGAATCCGGCCACAACGCACGCCACCCCATGGGTATCGGCAAAGGGTCGATAGGCATGGGCCCCGATCACGGCGCTGACATGGGCCGGACAGAGAAAACCATCGATTTTCAGTTCCGGATCGGCGATCAGCGCGGCCAGCACCGGCGGCACCAACTTGAACGCCGTCAGCAGTGTCAGGTTGGGAATGGCGGCGCGTCGGGCCGTATCCAGCATGGCCAGCACCGGGGCCATCGTGGTTTCAAAGCCGATGGCCAGAAAAACGATCTCCCGATCCGGATGGGCACGGGCCAGTTCCAGGGCGGTCACCGGGGAGTAACAGCTTTCGATCCATCCCCCTGCGGCCCGGCTTTTGGCCAGGGTGGAGCGGGAGCCGGGCACCCGCATCATGTCGCCGAAGGTGACGATGATCTTGCCTTGCATGGCCAGTTCGATGGCGGCATCGATATAGCCCGGATCGGTCACGCACACCGGGCAGCCCGGTCCACTGACCAGGGTTACCGAAGGCGGCAGAAAATCCCGAATCGCAAAGCGGGCAATGGCCATGGTATGGCTGCCGCACACCTCCATGAAACAGGCGCGGCCCCCTTGATCCGCCCATTCCTGACCCAGTTGCGCCAGAGTGACCCGATAACGGGCCGCGGCATCCTGGTTGCGGAATCCATCGATATAGTTCATCTGCGCGTCTCCGGGCGGAGCGGAGCGGCCACCAACAAGACTTCCTGCCCGGTCTCCTGGCGATGTATCGCGGCCAACGTGCGAAACAGAGCCAGGCGGGCTTCGGCTTCGGCGCAGTCGAGCCGTTCGATGGCATAGCCGGCATGGATCAGCAGATATTCGCCAATTTTCGGCTCTTCGATCAGCATCAATCCGATGGTGTGTTGAATGCCATCCAGTTCCACGGTGCCGGTTTCATCCGCACCCATGGCCACCAGTTGCATGGGAACCGCTAGACACATGACCGATCCCTCTCTCCGGCGATCCAGAGTTGTCCGACCGCAAGGCTTTCATCCCCGGTCGTGAGGCGTTGATGGTGAAAGATCTTCACTGCCGATGCGTGCAACCGGGCCCGCAGCAAATCCTTGAGCAGACGGTTCATGAAGACGCCACCACTCAGGACCAGGTGACGCACACCGGTATTCCGGGTGCCCTGTTCGACCAGAGCCGCCAGAGCCTCGGCCACGGCTTGATGAAATCCATAAGCCCAGGCGGGTCGATCTTCCTCGGGCACCGGTTCCACCGGGAGCGCGGCGAACAAGGGTGACCAATCCACCCAAACCATGCCCGATTCTTCCCGGAGCGCAAAGGGGAGATGCCGATCACACGGTTTTTCTGGCCATCGATGCGCCATGGCTTCCAGTCCCATGGCCGGTTCCCCTTCGTGGGCAATGACCCGGGGGGCGGATCCGAGCCAAGCGGCAAAGGCATCGAACAGCCGTCCGGCGGCGTGGCTCATGGGGGCGTTCACCCCGAGGCGACATTGTTGGCGCCAAAGGTCGATCTCGACCGCCGACAAACCGAGCCGCGTCTGCCAAGCCGCATCGATGGTCACGCCGGCGGCCAGCAGACGGGCGAGCAGTTGCCGGACCGGCTGGCGCACCGCCGCATCCCCGCCCGGCAGGGGAACCGGCGCGAAAGTTCCCAGGCGGCTCCAGCCGCCGGGGTGCAGATGGAGCAGTTCCGCCCCCCACAGGGAGCCATCCAGTCCATGCCCCATGCCGTCGCAGGTCAAGGCCAAGGCTGCGTGCAGGCCATGTTCCGCCATGCAGGCCCCGGCGTGGGCCTGATGATGCTGGACCGTCACCAACTCCAGGGAGCGTTCCCGGGCCAGCCGACCTCCCAGCACCGTCGGGTAAAGGTCGGGATGCCGATCCACCACCAACGCTTCTGGCGGATGGGACGGATGGTCCAACAGGGCCAGGACCGCCTGTTCCATGGCGTTGCGCGCCATCGGATCGGTCAGGTCGCCACAGGGTCGGAACAGGGTGATCGACTCTCCATGTCCAAACGCCAGGGCATTTTTGCTTTCGATCCCCAAGGCCAACATCGGACGCGCAAAGCGTCCAGGTGCTGGAATCACCGCCTGGATTTCAGGCAGCGCCGCAGGCCACTCCGCAAGCAGACACCCCACGACCGTTTGCAATCCGGTCAGGAGTTCCGGCACGCGCTGCGTCATTTCGGGGGTCAGGCCCGGTTGCGGCGACAGATCGAACGGTTGGACGCCGAACACCCCCACAGGATGATCAAAACCCAATCCGCAAGCGATTTCCAGGGCTTCGGCCACACCGAATCCGTGGGTGGAAAGGGAATCGACGGTTGTTTTCAACAGGCCATCCCGGGGCCGGAAGTGACGCCAGATCCCCCCTTCCAGACCCATGTTCGCACAATCGACGATCAGCACCGGTTCGGTCAGGGTGAGCAGATCGTAAGCCAGGGTCAAGGCGTCGGCATCCTCCCACAACACGGGCGTGAGGCCGGGGGATGCCGTGGATTGGGCCAGGGCTTCCACCAGCCGCAGACCGATCCCGTCATCCCGCGCCCCACGACTGCCGACGCCGATCACCGTCAACCTCACGTGGCCACTCCTGCCCGGTTCAATCGACAAACTCGACGTTGAGCATATGCACGGAACAGGAGATGCAGGGATCATAGGCCCGCAACAGCATTTCCATGTGCAAGGTCAACGTCTCCTGGGACATCTCCGGCAGCATGAGCGGCACGAAAGCCTTCATGTCCTGCTCGATGTTGTTGACGTTTTGACTGGTGGGAATGATGGCATTGGCATCGCAACAGCGCCCGGCCTCGTCGAAGGCGTATTCGTGGAACAAAATGCCGCGTGGCACCTCGACCGCCCCGAATCCGCGACCCGCTTTCGGGGTATGACCGATGTCTTCTTCCCGCAAGCCGCCGTTGAGCACGGTCTCCATCATGGCCAGACTGTTGTAGGCGCAGTGGACGATCTCCACCACCTGGGCGACGTTGTTCATGTAGGGATTGTAACAGGGCGTTTTCAGGCCCAGAGTCTCGGCGACGCTTTTGGCTTCGGGATGCAACTGGTCGAAGTTGTTGTTGACCCGGGCCAAGGCCCCGACCGCATAGGCATCCCGATGCCAGCGGGACCATTTGGTGGTGGAGTGGGCCACGGTGAATTCGTTGGTCACCGAACGATAGTCACGCACCGGCACGCCGCTTTGGGTGTCGGAACTGAATACATCGCCTTCGTACAGGGCATATTCGTCGGGATGCTTGAGGGAGACGAATTCGGTTTCCCGTTCGTAGCCGGGGATTTTCAGGGTCTTGACGATTCCGACCGTCTCCAGCAGATCCGGCACCGCAGCCACCAAACGATTGCGGACCTGTTCGAGCCGCTCCAGATCCGGAAGCCTGCGCCATCCTTTCAAGGTGTTGCTCATGGGATGAATGGTGCGTCCTCCCATCACCTCGGTATAGTCGTTGGCCAGTTTTTTCAGTCGCAAGGCCCGTTTCACCACCTCGGGATGGGTCTTGATCAGCGGAATGACACTGGGCGCGCCAACGAAATCCGGCACCGCGAGAAAATAGACATGCAGCACATGGCTTTGCAGAAACTGGGATTCGTTGAGCATTTTTCTCAACAAGACCGTCTGGGGGGAAACCGCAATGCCCTGGGCATCCTCCACCGCCTTGGTGGCCGAAAGTTGATGGCCCACGCAGCAAATGCCGCAGATGCGACCCACCACCCAGGGGATTTCGTGGGGCGTCATGCCGCGGGTGAAGCTTTCAAAAAATCGGTTGGCCTCGACGATGCACAGTTTCACATCCTCCACCACCCCGTCGCGGGTATTGATGCGGATGTTGCCATGTCCCTCGACGCGGGTGACGTGATGCACATCGATCGTGTAGGTTTTGGCATTATTTGTCATGTCCGGTTCTCCCGACCCGACCGAGGGATTCCGCGCTGCAAAACAGGCGGTAACGATTGGTGATCTGGGGTTCGGAAAGCCCCTTGCTCTTCAGCAGACCATGATGGGCCGTCAGATTGGCATGGGGCAGCACGCCCCGGCAGCCATCGCACCGGTAACCGTTGGTGATACAGATGGCCTTGCAGCCCCCACGGGTGATTTGCCCCATGCAGGTTTCGCCCTGATCGTAGACGCATTCGTTTTCGAGCATCTTGCATTCGACGCAGACCGCCTGGGTCGAAAAACGGGGGATGGCTCCGGTGACCAGCGATTTGACCAGATGCACGAACTCTTCGGGCACCAAAGGACAGCCCCGCAACTCGAAATCCACCGGCACGATCTCATGTACCGCCCGTACCCGCGTATGGGCCCAGAGGGGCCAGAACTCCGGATCGGTCTGTACCCGGTTGCGATCCTCGACCCCATAGACCCGCTGGAAATTTTCCGCAGGCGCGATGAAGTTGGAACGGGCCTGGACATTGCCGATACAGGCGCACGCCCCCATGGCCACCAGATAGGTGCTGCGGGCACGGATGTCTCTCAGCCGTTCGGCGTCTTGTTCCCGGTTGATGCTCCCTTCGATGAAGGCGACATCGAAACGCGGCGCGGTTTCCGACATCGCCTCGCGGAATTCGACGATATCCACCAGCCCCAGAATGTCCAACAGGACATCTTCGCAGTTGAGAACCGCGAGTTGACACCCTTCGCAGCTGGCGAAGTCAAAGAAGGCCACTTTTGGTTTCATTGCAACGCCTCCGGAAGATGCGCGATCTGGTCGAACCGGAACACCGGTCCTTCCTGGCAGCAATAGACATGGTTGATTTGGCAATGGCCACATTTGCCCACGCCACATTTCATGCGTCTTTCCAGGTCCACGAAAATCCGGGAGTGGGGCAGTCCGCGTGCGGCCAGTTCCAGGAGGACGAATTTGTACATCACGGGCGGTCCGCACAGGGCCACGACCGTATTGTCCGGATCGATGGGCAGGGAGGGAAGGGGCGCGGTGACCAGTCCGACTTGGCCATCCCAGGGCAGATTCTGGGTGCGGTCCACCAGACGGATCACCCGGACCTTGCCGGTCTCTTGTCCGAGTCGTTCCCAGGCGCGCATTTCTTCGCGATACAGTTCCTCGGCGGGGGTGCGGCAGCCGCTGATGATGGTGAGAGCGGCAAAGCGGTCCAGTTGCGCCAGAATCGGCTGGATCAGGGAGCGCATCGGCACCAGTCCCAAACCGCCGACCACACACAGGACTTGTTTGCCGTAAAAATCCTCCAGATCGAACCCGGAACCGAATGGACCCCGTATCCCTACCTGTTGACCCGGTTTGAGGCCATGCAGCACCTGGGTCAGGCTGCCCGCATTGCGGATCACCATTTCCAGAATGGTATCCGTGCGCGGGCCGCAGGAGATGGAGATCGGCGCCTCCCCCACCCCCAGCAAAGAGAGCATGACAAATTGGCCGGGGCGGTGTCCCAGGGGTTCTGGGAGTTCGACCTTGAAATATTTTTCCCGGGAGGTCAGGGGGGTCACTTCCAGAATGCGGGCCATGCGCGGCAGATAGAGCGCCGGATCGATGGTCGGGTCGGATGCGTAGGGGGTCGCACTCATGAGTTCGCCTCCGCGTGATCGATCAAATCGTTGACAATATCGAAAATGTCGATACCGGTCGTGCATTGGCGACCGCATCGACCACAGCCGGTACAGAAACTGCCTTCGGCAAACCGTTCGGTCAGATATTCAAACTTGCGTTTGACCCGGTGACGCTGACGGGCCGCCGGATTGGAACGGAAATTGTGTCCACCGGCCACCTCGGCGAACCGGGGCAGCATGCAACCATCCCAGGTGCGGGTGCGCTGGCCGGCGTTGATGTCGGTGAGGTCGAAGTCGTCATGGACATCGAAGCAGTAGCAGGTGGGACAGACCAGATTGCAACTGCCGCAGGAAAAACAGGCCTCCACATGCTTTTCCCACACCGGAGCGTGCCATTGATTGGCGATGAGGGTGGGAATGCGGGCCAGATCGGCATGAAACTGCCGTCCGAACGGTTTGGCGCGTTGGGCTTCGGCACGGGCTTTCACCGAGGCGACCTCCTGGCACACCGGGAAATCCATCCCTTGGATCAATGTTTCTCCTGCGGGGGTTTGGACTTCGATCAGGATGTGATCGTCGATGGAGGTCAGAAAGATATCGGCATTTTCCCGCCAACCCAGGGATCCCACCGCGTCGCAAAAGCAGGCTGCGTCACAGGGTTGCAGGCAGTCATGGGCCATGAGGGTGCTGTGGGTGCGACGGGTCAGATAGTGGGGATCTCCATGACCTTCCCGGTTGACCTGGTCCATCAGGTGGATCCCCTTGAGATCACACGGACGGACACCGGCCAGAATCCGGGGGGACCGGTCCAGGATGGGCACCAACTCGGGTGCTTCGTCCCCCCGTTTGCGATAGCGGAACAAGGGTTCTTCCGCCGGGGTCAGTTTTTTTCCGGGTGGGGAGAGCGTCGGGTGGTAGCGATCGAATTGGATTTCCGTGGTCTCCCCCACCGGTTTGAAGCGAAATCCGGATTGACCGGCACGCTGCGGGAAATAGACGGTATGGCTTCGTGCCAGATGCCGGATCCAATGCGCCACGGCATCTTTATCGATGAAAAACGCACGCATCATGATACCTCCTGATTCGTTGCTGACCATGCAGCCTGGAGCGCACCGCATGAATGGTGATGCAACCATGGAAAGAAGTTAAAATTCTAAGAATTCCGTGAAACCCGATCATAATCCATCAATACAAACACGAAGTGATTTCTTGAAGTGTCCAGGTTTTAATGGAACCGAAATTATGCCAGTTTAGCATAGGTGGTGTGGTGACGGATAATGCTGAATAATCATTTTATAATCTGTTTTTGTGATATGCCCATGCGTGTTTCAGGTTTCAGGTCTTAACCCGTGTCCCTGACCATACGCGCGGCACGTTTGGACCGGGAGGCGTCACTGGAGGCGGGAAAAGAGCGTTGGTAGCGACTGGTTGCAAACGGCATGACAACGCTCACCACGTCTTTTTAGTTCTCAGGCTCGTGATTGCTTTTTTCCGCATGGGGTTGTGCGTCTTTCAAGGGGTTGTCATCGTGGATTTGATTGGCGATCTGTTGCAGGGCTTCCAACAATTTCGCTTTTTGGATCGGTTTGGACAGATACAGATTACAACCGGCTTCCCGACTGCGTTTCATCTCCCCCTCCATGGCGTGGGCGGACAGGGCGATGATTGGCAGGGAAGGCCGCCCCATTTCCTGTTCCCACAGACGGATCTGGCGGGTGGCCGTGTAGCCGTCCATTTTCGGCATTTGCACATCCATGACCACCACGTCGAATGTCTCTTCCTGCACCCGATGGACTGCTTCCACCCCATCGCCGACGATGACCACCTGATGCGGTGTCTGCATGAGATAGGCCTCGAACAATGCTTGGTTTTCCTCGACATCCTCGGCCAGCAGGATGCGTAGACCACTCCCATTGTTTACCGCGACCTCCTGCTGCTGCTCAACACCCGAAAAGCCGAAAACGTCCACGACGCGAATGGGCAGCGTGAAAAAGAAGGTGCTCCCCTGGCCAAAACGGCTTTCCACCCAAATGCGTCCCCCCATCATCTCGACCAGACGCCGCGAGATGGCCAATCCCAATCCCGTGCCGCCATAGCGTCGGGTAATGCCTTCATCAGCCTGGGTGAAACGATCAAAAATATGTTCCACCTGCGCCTGGGCGATCCCGATCCCGGTATCGCTGACCTCAAACCGCAAGGTGTCCGCCTGGACGGATTCCAGAGTCAGACGCACCCCCACCTGCCCATGATGGGTGAACTTGATCGCGTTGCCCAACAGATTGATCAGCACCTGACGCACCCGTCCATCGTCACCCAGTACGGCTTCCGGTATTTCGGGTGCCACCTCCGATTGCAGGATCAGCCCCTTCTCTTCGGCTGCCATATGCATGAGATACGCAGTCTCCCGCACCAATTGGCGGGGATAAAGAGGCATTTCAAGCAATGAAAAGCGTCCAGCCTCGATGCGGGAGAAATCCAGGATGTCATTGATCACCCCCAACAGCGCCTTGCCGGAGTGGTGCATGGTCAGCACAAAACGCCGTTGCACCGCATTAAGATCGGTTTCCAGCAGCAACTCCGACATGCCCAGCACCACATTCATGGGAGTGCGGATCTCGTGACTCATGGTGGCCAGGAACTCCCCCTTGGCCTGGGTGGCCGCTTCCGCCTGTTCTTTGGCCAAAAGCAGGGCATTCTCCATTCGTTTGCGCTCGCTGATGTCGGTGGAGATGCCGCAGATCGCGTAAGGCTGGCCATGTTCATCCCGCAGCGCGAATTTGACCGAAATGTAGTTGTGCGGTCCATCGTCATGGGGGATGACTTCATCGGCCTGAATCGGGGTGGTGGAGGACAGTGCCAGACGATCGTTGCCCTGCAACAAGACCGCCACGTCGGCGGGGAACAGGTCAAAATCGGTCTTGCCTTGAAATTTATTATTGTCAATATGAAACAATTCTTCATATTGTCGATTGATGAATAGATATCGACCCGCCAGATCCTTCATGAAGATCACGGACGACGTATTGTTGAGGATATCCTGCAACCGCTGCTCCGTTTCGCGCAGCGTCTGTTCCATCCGTTTGCGTTCGGAAATGTCCAGCCCCATGCCGATCACATGGGGGACGCTGTCCAGCGTGATGCACTGCCCCACAAAATAATAAGGGGTCGTCCCGCCGCCCTGACCCACGATGTTGGCCTCGGCGGTCGCGAATCCCTGGGTAAAGACCTCCTGGATACGTTCGGCGATGTACGCCCGCTCTTCGCCATAGAAGAAATCAATCGGTGAGGCGTCGTTGACCTCTGCCGCGGTCCGACCGGTGATCTCCTCAAACCGCCTGTTCCACAACTGAAAGCGTCCCTCCTGGCTGATCAGATAGAAGATGCCGGGCATGGCGTTGATGATCTCGCGATTGACATCTCTTTCCCTCCGCAGGGCGCGTTCCACATGGATGCGCTCGGCGATTTCGGATTGCAGCGCCTCATTGGCCTTCACCAATTGTGCGGGACTGGGCAATTTCAAGGCATGGGGAATCAACGGCCAAAGCGCGGTGGCGGTGATCACCGACACAACCGCGGTGGCCGCCTTGAGCAGGGCATCCAGAGCGTACAGAGGCTGCCACAATACAAATACGCCCATGACATGAGTCAAACCGCACGCCATAATGAATGCGGAAAACATCCACAACAACCATCGATAAGGAAAGTCCTTACGCTGCCGTGCGAAATAGATCAGCGCTATAGGCATGGAAAAGTACGAAAGGGCAATCAAAAGATCGCTGATTACATAAGTCAACAACAAGGAGGACGACCAACGGATGCAAAACCCGTGCGGCAGATAGTCACTGACATCGAAAAACTGACCAACGGTATCTAATATCATAATCTGGCACCCCCACATCCAACCAAAGGAAGGTAAATATGCTCTCAGATCATAGAGATAATCTCCTTGCACCAAATGGACATGATAACATAATCCCAGGTCGTTTGGCAGTACAATCTGGACACCTGCGTCACGGTTCCTTCAAGGATCTCGCCATGGAGTCGGCGACAAAGTTTTCTGTGTGGGGTGGCTGCAATCCTCAACATGGCGTTTTGTAATCGGTGGATTGGCCGCGCCGTTCGCGGATGAGTTGCCCGTGGTGTTGCGGAGTTTTCTTTGTCGTGAAGAAGAGGTATTGGAAAAAACAATTCAGGTGGGTTAGACTGTGCTATTATAGGGTATTTTTTTGTCCATTTCCGTTAGTACCGCTTGGATCGGCGCAGACTGTTGAGCGGACTTCATCGGAACCAGCATCCATGGGAATCATGACCGGATGGAACCACAGCGCGTGTTGCGCACCATCATGACGTTTTTTTGCTTTGTGAGTCTGGGAACCAGTGCGCTGGCCGAGCCAGCCCGACTGGTACTCAACAGTCCCCACAGTGCCCCCATTACGGCACCGGACGGATCCGGGGTGTTGGATGTTTTTTACCGGGAGCTTTTCGCACGATTGGGCATGACGGTCGAATTTCAGCAGTTGCCTGCGGAACGTGCGGTGATCAATGCCAATCGGGGCATCGATGATGGAGATGTCACCAGGATCAGTGGGATGGAAACCCATTATCCCAATCTGGTACAGGTGCCGGAATCGGTCATGCGCTATGAACTGGTTCTGTTTTCTCGCACCGCCCGTTTCAAGGTGACCGGACCGGAGGATCTGCAACCCTACGACGTTGGCATCGTGACGGGTTGGAAAATCGTTGAATGGAATACCACCAAGGCCCATTCCGTCACCCGGGTGGAAAATGTGACCCAATTATTCCAAATGCTGGCCGATGACCGGATCGATCTGGCCATCATCGAACGCATGACCGGTATGATGACGATCAAAAATTTGGAGATCAAGGACGTGTACATCCTGGAGCCTCCCTTCCTGGTTGGCAACTGGTATCTCTATCTGCATAAGAAACACCAGAACCTAGTGCCAAGATTGACCGCCGAGATCCGTCGCATGAAAGAGGATGGATCATACACAAAGATTTTTGAGTCGGCATTGCAAAATTTTTTTCACTGAGACAGATCCATATATGAATTGGCGTCCATGAAAACATCCACTCCCAGGAAAAGAGCCGTGTATCCAGCCGATTTCTTCAAGGGAATCGGGAAACGTTTTGCGGTCTATATTTTGGTGTTCAGTTCGATTGTCACGCTTCTGATTACTTCGATGCAATTGTTCCTGGATTACCGGCATGACGTTCTGACCATTAATGACAGTCTGCATGAAATTGAAGTCAGTTATCGTGATACGCTATCCACTGCGATTTGGGTTCACAGCACCACTGGATTGCACCTCCAACTGGAGGGCATCATGCGTTTCCCGGACATGCAATATGTGCGGATAGAAAACGAGCATGCGGAACGTCTCGATAGTCTGGGCACCTACCGGGATCAGCATACCCTGCAACACGCCTTCTCCCTTGACCATCTTCACCGGAATACTCTGGTGCCGCTGGGCAAGGTCATCCTGCTGGCAGACCTGGATGCGGTTTATCAACGTCTGTTTGATAAGATCATTATTATTCTTGTCAGTCAGACGCTAAAAACTTTTACGGTCTCTTTTTTTATTCTCATCCTCTTTCATTATCTGTTGGGGCGTCATCTGCGTATCCTGGTCGAAACGGTGCAAGAGGTTTCGGAAGGTTCCTTCGACTCCAGGGTGCAGATTGGCCGGTATGATGATGAACTGGGCGTCCTTTCCAGGGCGTTCAATCATATGATTCTGGAGATCAAAAACCGTGAGGAACTGTTGAAACAGGAGATCAGGGCACGCCAACACGAAACCGAAATTGTCGCCATCTCTGAGCATCGGTTCAAACAACTGTTTCAGCATGCCCCCATTCCCTTGTGTTTCGTCAAGCAGGATAGTGGGCAGATCGAGTTCAACGACCGATTTCAACACATATTCGGCTACAGTAGCGCGGATCTGCCTACCCTCTCCGCCTGGTGGAATCTGGCTTATCCCGATCCGGAATACCGACAGAAGGTGCTGTCGACCTGGAACCGGGCAATGGCGGATGCGCGTGCCAAGCAGACCGATTTGCAGCCTGTGGAATTTCAGGTTGCCAGCAAGAAGGGCGTACAACGTACCGTATTGATTTCCGGGATCCCCCTGGGGACAGATTTTCTCGCCACTTTCGATGACGTGACCGAACGCAGGCAGGCGGAAATGGAACGGGAGCAGTATTTCAATTTCTTCAAGACGGCTTCTGACCTGATGTGTATCGCGGACCCCTTGGGATGTTTCCAAAAGGTCAATCCCTCCTTTTTGAATCTACTAGGCTATGCGGAAGCTGAATTGCTGTCCAAACCGTTTCTCCACTTCGTTTATTCCGATGACCAGGAAGCTACGCAGGATCTGATGAGTAGACAACTTAAAGTCGGATTGTCACTTAACTTTGAGAATCGTTTCCTCTGCAAAGATGGGTCGTTCCGATGGCTTTCCTGGCGTGCAATCCACATCAAGAACGAAGGGCTGACTTATGCCACGGCCAGAGATGTCACGGATCTCAAGCATTCCCAACAAACATTGCTGGAAGCTTTGGCCAAGGCCAAACGTTTGACCGAT
It encodes:
- a CDS encoding PAS domain S-box protein, yielding MGVFVLWQPLYALDALLKAATAVVSVITATALWPLIPHALKLPSPAQLVKANEALQSEIAERIHVERALRRERDVNREIINAMPGIFYLISQEGRFQLWNRRFEEITGRTAAEVNDASPIDFFYGEERAYIAERIQEVFTQGFATAEANIVGQGGGTTPYYFVGQCITLDSVPHVIGMGLDISERKRMEQTLRETEQRLQDILNNTSSVIFMKDLAGRYLFINRQYEELFHIDNNKFQGKTDFDLFPADVAVLLQGNDRLALSSTTPIQADEVIPHDDGPHNYISVKFALRDEHGQPYAICGISTDISERKRMENALLLAKEQAEAATQAKGEFLATMSHEIRTPMNVVLGMSELLLETDLNAVQRRFVLTMHHSGKALLGVINDILDFSRIEAGRFSLLEMPLYPRQLVRETAYLMHMAAEEKGLILQSEVAPEIPEAVLGDDGRVRQVLINLLGNAIKFTHHGQVGVRLTLESVQADTLRFEVSDTGIGIAQAQVEHIFDRFTQADEGITRRYGGTGLGLAISRRLVEMMGGRIWVESRFGQGSTFFFTLPIRVVDVFGFSGVEQQQEVAVNNGSGLRILLAEDVEENQALFEAYLMQTPHQVVIVGDGVEAVHRVQEETFDVVVMDVQMPKMDGYTATRQIRLWEQEMGRPSLPIIALSAHAMEGEMKRSREAGCNLYLSKPIQKAKLLEALQQIANQIHDDNPLKDAQPHAEKSNHEPEN
- a CDS encoding transporter substrate-binding domain-containing protein, yielding MEPQRVLRTIMTFFCFVSLGTSALAEPARLVLNSPHSAPITAPDGSGVLDVFYRELFARLGMTVEFQQLPAERAVINANRGIDDGDVTRISGMETHYPNLVQVPESVMRYELVLFSRTARFKVTGPEDLQPYDVGIVTGWKIVEWNTTKAHSVTRVENVTQLFQMLADDRIDLAIIERMTGMMTIKNLEIKDVYILEPPFLVGNWYLYLHKKHQNLVPRLTAEIRRMKEDGSYTKIFESALQNFFH
- a CDS encoding 4Fe-4S dicluster domain-containing protein, encoding MMRAFFIDKDAVAHWIRHLARSHTVYFPQRAGQSGFRFKPVGETTEIQFDRYHPTLSPPGKKLTPAEEPLFRYRKRGDEAPELVPILDRSPRILAGVRPCDLKGIHLMDQVNREGHGDPHYLTRRTHSTLMAHDCLQPCDAACFCDAVGSLGWRENADIFLTSIDDHILIEVQTPAGETLIQGMDFPVCQEVASVKARAEAQRAKPFGRQFHADLARIPTLIANQWHAPVWEKHVEACFSCGSCNLVCPTCYCFDVHDDFDLTDINAGQRTRTWDGCMLPRFAEVAGGHNFRSNPAARQRHRVKRKFEYLTERFAEGSFCTGCGRCGRQCTTGIDIFDIVNDLIDHAEANS